A single Aspergillus puulaauensis MK2 DNA, chromosome 7, nearly complete sequence DNA region contains:
- the SES1 gene encoding serine--tRNA ligase SES1 (COG:J;~EggNog:ENOG410PFEB;~InterPro:IPR006195,IPR015866,IPR042103,IPR010978, IPR033729,IPR002317,IPR002314;~PFAM:PF02403,PF00587;~go_function: GO:0000166 - nucleotide binding [Evidence IEA];~go_function: GO:0004812 - aminoacyl-tRNA ligase activity [Evidence IEA];~go_function: GO:0004828 - serine-tRNA ligase activity [Evidence IEA];~go_function: GO:0005524 - ATP binding [Evidence IEA];~go_process: GO:0006418 - tRNA aminoacylation for protein translation [Evidence IEA];~go_process: GO:0006434 - seryl-tRNA aminoacylation [Evidence IEA]) yields MLDLADFITDRGGDPNKIKESQRRRSAPETAVDEVLSLYEEARRARYEVSQINSQLNALLKEIGKKKKNKEDASLLLEDKAKLESRRKEAEEVAFQKESLRDRKIRTIGNYVHDSVPVSNNEDDNPIIRTWSPDNFVAEKPNCLSHHEVLTRLDGYDPERGVKIVGHRGYCLTGYGLFLNLALVNYGLEFLWKRGYKPNQPPHFMLREMMAKTAQLEQFDEELYKVTESEDKTTDKYLIATSEQPLSALHDSEWLQDKDLPIRYAGYSTCYRKEAGAHGKDAWGIFRVHQFEKIEQFILTKPEDSWKVFDEMIATSEDFYQSLGLPYQIVSIVSGALNNAAAKKFDLEAWFPFQQEYKELVSCSNCTDYQARALGIRFGPKKTTDAKKAYVHALNATLCATERTLCCILENYQTDDGFVVPEPLRKYIPGAPEFLPYTKELPKDSTSTKSRPKAASKPFTGTDEAAKKLQGMQI; encoded by the exons ATGCTGGACCTTGCTGATTTCATTACTGACCGTGGCGGAGACCCGAATAAAATCAAGGAGAGCCAGAGGAGAAGATCGGCTCCTGAAACTGCAGTCGATGAGGTTCTTTCCTTGTATGAGGAAGCTCGCCGGG CACGTTATGAGGTTTCCCAAATAAACTCCCAACTCAATGCGCTCCTCAAGGAGATtggtaaaaagaaaaaa AACAAGGAAGACGCAAGCCTCCTTTTGGAGGATAAGGCAAAACTAGAGTCCCGGCGGaaagaggcagaagaggtTGCTTTTCAGAAGGAGAGCCTGAGAGACCGAAAAATTCGAACAATTGGCAACTATGTCCATGACTCGGTCCCTGTGAGCAACAATGAG GATGATAACCCCATTATCAGGACGTGGTCTCCGGACAACTTCGTTGCCGAAAAACCGAACTGCTTATCGCATCATGAAGTCTTGACTCGGCTTGATGGCTACGATCCGGAACGCGGGGTCAAGATCGTTGGCCACCGTGGATATTGCCTTACCGGTTATGGTCTTTTCTTGAACCTTGCACTTGTGAACTATGGGTTGGAATTCCTATGGAAGCGTGGGTACAAGCCGAACCAACCACCTCACTTTATGCTTAGGGAGATGATGGCAAAAACTGCCCAACTCGAACAGTTTGACGAAGAGCTTTACAAAGTCACTGAGAGCGAGGATAAGACCACTGACAAGTATTTGATTGCCACCTCGGAGCAGCCCCTATCAGCATTGCATGATAGCGAATGGCTCCAAGATAAAGATCTCCCTATTAG ATATGCTGGATATAGTACTTGCTACCGTAAGGAGGCCGGCGCTCATGGGAAAGACGCTTGGGGGATATTCCGTGTCCATCAATTTGAGAAG ATTGAACAATTTATTCTCACGAAACCTGAAGACTCCTGGAAAGTGTTTGACGAAATGATAGCCACTTCTGAGGACTTCTACCAATCCCTTGGACTCCCCTACCAGATTGTCTCTATAGTTTCTGGCGCCTTGAATAATGCCGCAGCAAAGAAATTCGACCTTGAAGCATGGTTTCCCTTCCAGCAGGAATACAAAGAGCTGGTTTCTTGCTCCAACTGTACCGACTACCAGGCACGTGCACTCGGCATTCGATTTGGCCCCAAAAAGACCACGGACGCGAAAAAAGCATATGTCCATGCACTGAATGCTACGCTGTGCGCTACGGAGAGAACGCTCTGTTGCATACTTGAGAACTACCAAACAGATGAT GGATTTGTTGTTCCAGAGCCCCTCCGCAAATACATACCCGGTGCGCCAGAGTTTCTTCCCTACACCAAAGAGCTTCCGAAAGACAGCACTTCGACCAAATCTAGACCCAAAGCCGCCAGCAAGCCTTTTACTGGCACAGATGAAGCAGCCAAAAAGTTGCAAGGCATGCAGATATAA
- the rhbA gene encoding Rheb family small GTPase rhbA (COG:S;~EggNog:ENOG410PJZE;~InterPro:IPR005225,IPR001806,IPR027417,IPR020849;~PFAM:PF00025,PF08477,PF00071,PF01926;~go_component: GO:0016020 - membrane [Evidence IEA];~go_function: GO:0003924 - GTPase activity [Evidence IEA];~go_function: GO:0005525 - GTP binding [Evidence IEA];~go_process: GO:0007165 - signal transduction [Evidence IEA]) has protein sequence MPSAPKQRKIAIVGSRSVGKSSLTVRFVEQHFVESYYPTIENTFSRIIKYNGQDYATEIVDTAGQDEYSILNSKHFIGIHGYLIAYSVASRQSFDMVRVIRDKILNHLGADYVPLVVVGNKSDLKPEQRQVSLDEGRQLGEEFRCAFTEASARLDYNVGKAFELMIGEIEKSQNPSQPTGGNKCALM, from the exons ATGCCTAGTGCACCAAAGCAACGAAAAATAGCTATCGTGGGCAGTCGCTCCGTAG GTAAATCCTCACTCACGGTTCGGTTCGTTGAGCAACACTTCGTGGAGAGTTACTATCCAACGATTGAGAACACCTTTAGTCGAATTATCAAATACAATGGTCAGGACTATGCGACGGAGATAGTTGATACAGCTGGCCAA GACGAGTACAGCATACTAAACTCTAAACATTTCATCGGAATTCATGGATATCTAATTGCCTACTCCGTGGCGTCTCGTCAGTCTTTTGATATGGTAAGGGTCATCAGAGACAAGATACTAAACCATTTG GGGGCAGATTATGTTCCACTTGTCGTCGTGGGAAATAAGAGTGATCTTAAACCCGAACAACGTCAAGTGTCCTTAGATGAGGGCCGGCAGCTAGGGGAAGAGTTTCGCTGTGCGTTTACGGAAGCTAGTGCTCGTCTTGACTACAACGTTGGGAAAGCTTTTGAGTTAATGATCGGAGAAATTGAAAAATCACAGAATCCATCACAGCCAACCGGAGGGAATAAGTGTGCTTTGATGTGA